The following proteins are encoded in a genomic region of Planococcus lenghuensis:
- the deoC gene encoding deoxyribose-phosphate aldolase, translating to MSTIASAIDHTLLKPEATKEQIDQLCAEAKEYTFASVCVNPGWVETAYAHLKDTPVKVCTVIGFPLGATTTETKAFETKDAIEKGATEVDMVINVGALKDGDTARVQKDIEAVVNAASGKALVKVIIETALLTDEEKRTASQLAKAAGADFVKTSTGFSTGGATVEDIRLMRETVGPEVGVKASGGVRSPEDVQKMMEAGATRIGASSGVAIVQGYSSDSAY from the coding sequence ATGTCAACTATTGCATCAGCAATCGATCATACGCTTCTGAAGCCGGAAGCGACGAAAGAACAGATTGACCAGCTTTGTGCGGAAGCGAAAGAATACACATTCGCTTCGGTCTGTGTAAATCCCGGCTGGGTGGAGACCGCCTATGCACATTTGAAGGATACACCTGTAAAAGTGTGCACGGTTATCGGTTTTCCGCTCGGCGCTACCACAACTGAAACAAAAGCCTTTGAAACAAAAGATGCCATTGAAAAAGGTGCCACTGAAGTCGATATGGTTATCAACGTCGGTGCATTGAAAGACGGAGATACCGCCCGTGTTCAGAAGGATATCGAAGCGGTCGTCAATGCTGCATCCGGAAAAGCGTTGGTGAAAGTGATCATTGAAACAGCGCTGCTGACGGACGAGGAAAAACGCACAGCGTCGCAACTGGCCAAAGCAGCAGGGGCGGATTTCGTGAAAACTTCCACCGGCTTTTCCACCGGCGGAGCGACAGTTGAAGACATCCGACTGATGCGTGAAACTGTGGGTCCGGAGGTGGGTGTGAAGGCTTCCGGTGGTGTCCGGAGCCCTGAGGACGTGCAGAAAATGATGGAAGCAGGGGCGACGCGGATCGGTGCAAGTTCAGGCGTTGCAATTGTCCAGGGATATTCAAGTGATTCTGCATATTAA
- a CDS encoding DUF3221 domain-containing protein, with product MNKRNIFLSSLLLTSLTAGCQTGQEEFSSENQEELSNENREENLTQFVGYVTGVQAHDEGTILVIPNIERTALMEMARDEVLEFAGMNEAIRFYVEEGETEPPKKGMKVKVVYDVSLGMEDSIPPGILAESVEVIE from the coding sequence ATGAATAAGAGAAATATTTTTCTATCGTCACTTCTTCTCACATCGTTGACGGCAGGTTGTCAGACGGGTCAGGAAGAATTTTCGAGTGAGAATCAGGAAGAACTTTCGAATGAGAATCGAGAAGAAAATTTAACCCAATTTGTTGGGTATGTAACTGGAGTGCAAGCTCATGATGAGGGAACAATTCTCGTAATCCCTAACATAGAACGGACTGCTTTAATGGAAATGGCAAGGGATGAAGTTTTAGAATTTGCTGGCATGAATGAAGCTATCCGCTTCTATGTGGAAGAGGGAGAGACTGAGCCGCCGAAAAAAGGCATGAAAGTTAAAGTTGTTTATGATGTATCCCTGGGTATGGAAGATTCAATACCACCAGGAATTCTTGCAGAAAGTGTAGAGGTCATTGAATGA
- a CDS encoding cytidine deaminase, which yields MNKEQLINDSKQARENAYVPYSKFPVGAALLAADGTVYKGCNIENAAYPMTNCAERTAIFKAVSEGVKNFSALAVVADTEGPVSPCGACRQVMAEFFPADLPVYLTNMAGEVQETTVRALLPGAFTMEDLNHAGRK from the coding sequence ATGAATAAGGAACAATTGATCAACGATTCAAAACAGGCGCGTGAAAATGCATATGTACCCTACTCGAAGTTCCCGGTCGGTGCTGCACTGCTCGCAGCAGACGGTACCGTCTATAAAGGCTGTAATATCGAAAATGCGGCATACCCGATGACGAATTGCGCTGAGCGCACGGCGATTTTCAAAGCGGTTTCCGAAGGCGTGAAGAATTTCTCGGCACTCGCTGTCGTGGCCGACACGGAAGGACCGGTATCGCCATGTGGAGCCTGCCGGCAAGTCATGGCTGAATTTTTCCCGGCCGATCTGCCGGTTTATTTGACCAATATGGCGGGAGAAGTTCAGGAAACGACAGTCCGTGCGCTTCTGCCGGGTGCTTTTACAATGGAGGATCTCAATCATGCAGGAAGAAAATAA
- a CDS encoding NfeD family protein has protein sequence MQTEWLSGRNGMESTVLLAADPSFWEQFAAFLTHPIVVPILLSVAALGILIEAYTPGIGFPGLLGFSALGLFYYGHFTMGTAGVPSIIFLVIGGILIVMELVLPSGIVGAIGAAAILASVLTAGDSLLQMGISVLIAMVIAIIGAVIIVKLFGKQLKLFSRIILSDSTSTEGGYVSNVKRAELIGQTAKTVTALRPSGTVLLGDERLDAVSDGGFIDRGRDVRILKMEGSWIVVRELEKEEEQ, from the coding sequence ATGCAGACAGAATGGCTGAGTGGCAGAAACGGGATGGAATCAACAGTGTTGCTGGCAGCGGATCCATCGTTTTGGGAGCAATTCGCCGCCTTCCTGACCCATCCCATCGTCGTGCCGATTCTGCTGTCGGTTGCAGCGCTTGGGATTCTGATCGAAGCGTATACCCCGGGCATCGGCTTTCCGGGATTGCTGGGATTCTCAGCTCTTGGACTTTTTTATTATGGTCATTTTACAATGGGAACGGCAGGAGTGCCGTCTATCATTTTCCTGGTCATTGGCGGTATACTGATCGTAATGGAACTGGTGCTTCCATCGGGAATTGTCGGCGCGATTGGAGCGGCCGCTATACTGGCAAGCGTGCTGACAGCAGGTGACAGCCTGCTGCAGATGGGGATATCCGTTCTGATTGCCATGGTAATCGCTATAATAGGGGCGGTGATAATAGTGAAGTTGTTCGGAAAGCAGCTGAAGCTCTTCAGCAGAATTATTTTAAGTGATTCCACCAGCACAGAAGGCGGCTATGTGTCCAACGTGAAACGGGCCGAATTAATCGGCCAGACAGCAAAAACGGTCACTGCGCTCAGGCCATCCGGCACCGTGCTTTTGGGGGATGAACGGCTTGATGCGGTATCAGATGGCGGTTTCATCGACCGCGGCCGGGATGTGCGGATTTTAAAGATGGAAGGCTCCTGGATTGTCGTTCGCGAGCTTGAAAAAGAGGAGGAGCAGTAA
- the mtaB gene encoding tRNA (N(6)-L-threonylcarbamoyladenosine(37)-C(2))-methylthiotransferase MtaB, with protein sequence MPTVAFHTLGCKVNHYETEAIWQLFKEEGYERSDFEHRSDVYVINTCTVTNTGDKKSRQVIRRAIRKNPDAVICVTGCYAQTSPAEIMAIPGVDIVVGTQDRRKMLGYIEQYKNERQPINGVGNIMKNRVYEELDVPAFTDRTRASLKIQEGCNNFCTFCIIPWARGLMRSRDPQEVVRQAQQLVEAGYLEIVLTGIHTGGYGEDLKDYNLAQLIRDIESNVTGLKRLRISSIEASQLTDEVIDVLRDSNIVVRHLHIPIQSGSDTVLKRMRRKYTMEFFADRLNRLREALPDLAITSDVIVGFPGETEEEFMDTYNFIRDHRFSELHVFPYSKRTGTPAARMEDQVDEEVKNERVHRLIGLNDQLAKEYASRFEEEVLEIIPEEVFKEDADGGRLVGYTDNYLKVVVPGDESLIGKIVKVKITKAGYPYNEGQFVRVMEKLSV encoded by the coding sequence ATGCCAACAGTGGCATTCCATACGCTCGGTTGCAAGGTCAATCATTATGAGACGGAAGCAATCTGGCAGCTGTTCAAGGAAGAGGGTTATGAACGGTCAGATTTTGAACACCGTTCAGATGTTTATGTCATCAATACATGTACAGTTACAAATACAGGCGATAAGAAAAGCCGGCAGGTGATCCGGCGTGCCATCCGGAAAAACCCGGATGCTGTCATTTGCGTGACCGGCTGCTACGCCCAGACTTCACCGGCCGAAATCATGGCCATTCCAGGTGTCGACATCGTCGTCGGCACGCAGGACCGCCGCAAAATGCTTGGATACATCGAACAGTACAAAAACGAACGCCAGCCGATCAACGGTGTTGGCAATATCATGAAAAACCGGGTCTACGAGGAACTCGATGTGCCGGCGTTTACCGACCGGACCCGGGCATCTTTGAAAATCCAGGAAGGCTGCAATAATTTCTGCACCTTCTGTATCATTCCGTGGGCCCGCGGTCTTATGCGTTCCCGGGATCCACAGGAAGTCGTTCGGCAGGCGCAGCAACTCGTGGAGGCCGGATATCTGGAAATTGTCCTGACCGGCATCCACACAGGCGGTTATGGGGAAGATTTGAAAGATTATAACCTGGCCCAGCTGATCCGTGATATTGAATCGAATGTGACAGGTCTGAAGCGCCTTCGAATTTCGTCCATTGAAGCGAGCCAGTTAACGGATGAAGTGATCGACGTGCTCCGTGATTCCAACATCGTTGTCCGTCACTTGCATATCCCGATCCAGTCCGGTTCTGATACCGTGCTGAAACGGATGCGCAGAAAATACACGATGGAATTCTTCGCTGACCGACTGAACCGGTTGCGTGAAGCGTTGCCGGATCTTGCCATCACCTCCGATGTCATCGTCGGATTCCCGGGCGAGACGGAAGAAGAATTCATGGATACGTATAATTTCATTCGCGACCACCGTTTCTCGGAACTGCATGTTTTCCCATATTCCAAGCGCACAGGCACACCGGCCGCCCGCATGGAGGATCAGGTGGATGAAGAAGTGAAAAACGAACGTGTCCACCGCCTGATCGGGCTGAACGATCAGCTGGCAAAGGAATATGCATCCCGTTTTGAAGAAGAAGTGCTGGAAATCATTCCGGAAGAAGTCTTCAAGGAAGACGCAGACGGCGGCCGACTCGTCGGCTATACGGACAATTACTTGAAAGTGGTTGTGCCGGGTGACGAGTCACTCATCGGGAAGATCGTTAAAGTGAAAATCACAAAAGCCGGCTATCCATACAATGAAGGGCAGTTCGTCCGGGTGATGGAAAAACTGAGTGTTTAA
- a CDS encoding diacylglycerol kinase family protein — MDRARFFRSFRFAATGIRAAIRREQNIRFHFLAALAVIVAGLLTGLSYGEWLIIILLIGGMIALELVNTALERAVDLASPEFHPLAGEAKDMAAGAVLVFAAASAIIGLLIFLPKWF; from the coding sequence ATGGACAGGGCTAGGTTCTTCCGTTCGTTCCGTTTCGCTGCAACCGGCATCCGGGCAGCTATCCGGCGGGAGCAGAATATCCGCTTTCATTTTCTTGCAGCACTTGCTGTGATTGTGGCCGGTCTCTTGACTGGCCTTTCCTATGGCGAATGGCTGATTATCATCCTCCTGATAGGGGGCATGATTGCGCTTGAACTGGTCAATACGGCGCTTGAGCGGGCGGTCGATCTGGCTTCCCCCGAATTTCACCCGTTAGCTGGCGAAGCGAAAGATATGGCGGCAGGTGCTGTTTTGGTTTTTGCCGCTGCAAGTGCTATAATTGGATTACTCATTTTTTTGCCAAAATGGTTTTAA
- a CDS encoding HD family phosphohydrolase, producing MMRQVQSKMGYRRFAMLMSVLIGAMLYVFFLQHVTEETYDVQLFQLADETIRASKTVEDPIRTELERQRAAEDVPQSYQFHEEIARNQSTVIESFFTYILDIKEPLPGEPETKVNTSETMLTALREQLRTLEAEQAELRLTDSMLLALLEQPEAVLQRVSGYLQEQVDTSLKEPVRETEVQDVQDAIEQRIRENNTVPAAIVQPAVMIGRAGIIPTETVDEELTAAQREQARLSVEPTRILQGQVLVQDGQVIDREVYRQLELAGLTDQQNSYVPRLGLLLFVLVLTVLLILAVSRTEKDERRKIDALFVTATVLLLTLIIMQLISTVEGEFDVTIAFLFPAALGGMIAVLLTDERIAVLITAVTAASAGLMLISSYAGMLQAYIVLYVLFGGLAGIYLVRPEDRGSRLLQKSLLVSAVNVLFVGFYLLVNQSQHGIMEVAYYIGAAFASGLLSGALAVGLLPLFESAFGILSTLRLVELSNPNHPLLRRILTETPGTYHHSVMVANLADAACEEIGANGLLARVGSYYHDIGKTIHPVFFIENQVNMRNPHDTIEPEKSRDIILAHSPDGAAVLKQYKMPQEIIDIAAQHHGTSLLKFFYFKAKEQDPDVNEKDYRYIGPKPQTKETAVISLADSVEAAVRSMKEPSPEKIRNLVNAIVEDKVKDGQLDDCDLTLHELKIVKRVFCETLNGIFHSRIEYPKD from the coding sequence ATGATGAGACAAGTGCAGTCGAAAATGGGATACAGGCGGTTTGCGATGCTGATGAGTGTGCTTATCGGTGCGATGCTGTACGTCTTCTTCCTGCAGCATGTTACGGAAGAGACGTACGACGTCCAATTGTTCCAGCTCGCGGATGAAACGATCCGGGCTTCAAAGACGGTGGAAGATCCGATCCGTACAGAACTCGAACGGCAGCGGGCGGCGGAAGACGTGCCGCAGAGCTATCAATTCCATGAAGAAATTGCCCGAAACCAGTCGACAGTCATTGAATCATTTTTTACGTATATTTTAGACATCAAAGAACCGCTGCCAGGGGAGCCGGAGACCAAGGTGAATACATCGGAGACTATGCTGACAGCGCTGCGTGAGCAGCTGCGAACCTTGGAGGCCGAGCAGGCTGAACTGAGGCTGACCGACAGCATGTTGCTTGCTCTTCTGGAACAGCCGGAAGCCGTACTTCAGCGGGTGAGCGGTTATTTGCAGGAGCAGGTGGATACATCGCTGAAGGAGCCGGTCCGGGAAACGGAAGTTCAGGATGTTCAGGACGCAATTGAACAGCGTATTCGGGAAAACAATACGGTTCCTGCTGCCATTGTGCAGCCGGCTGTGATGATTGGACGAGCCGGCATCATCCCGACTGAGACGGTGGATGAAGAACTGACAGCAGCCCAGCGTGAGCAGGCACGGCTCAGTGTGGAACCGACCCGCATTCTTCAGGGACAGGTGCTCGTGCAGGATGGCCAGGTGATTGACCGGGAAGTGTACCGCCAACTCGAGCTTGCCGGTCTGACAGACCAGCAGAACAGCTATGTGCCGCGGCTTGGATTGCTGCTGTTTGTGCTGGTACTTACAGTGCTGCTGATCCTGGCAGTCAGCCGGACGGAAAAAGATGAACGGCGAAAAATTGATGCGTTGTTCGTCACGGCCACAGTGCTGCTGCTGACGCTGATCATCATGCAGCTGATCAGTACGGTCGAAGGTGAATTTGATGTGACAATCGCTTTTTTATTCCCGGCGGCACTTGGCGGTATGATTGCTGTCCTGCTGACAGATGAACGCATTGCTGTTCTCATAACGGCCGTCACAGCAGCGAGCGCCGGCCTCATGCTGATCAGCAGCTATGCCGGTATGCTCCAGGCCTATATCGTATTGTATGTGCTGTTTGGCGGACTGGCCGGTATTTACCTTGTCCGGCCTGAAGACCGGGGAAGCCGGCTGCTGCAAAAGAGCCTGCTCGTATCTGCGGTGAATGTTTTGTTTGTCGGGTTTTATTTACTGGTGAACCAGAGCCAGCATGGCATTATGGAAGTGGCATATTATATCGGCGCCGCATTTGCATCCGGTCTGCTGTCCGGCGCATTGGCGGTCGGTTTGCTGCCGCTTTTTGAATCGGCATTCGGGATCCTGTCGACGCTTCGGCTTGTGGAATTGTCGAATCCGAACCATCCCTTACTGCGCAGAATTCTGACAGAAACACCCGGAACCTATCATCACAGTGTCATGGTTGCCAACCTTGCAGATGCAGCGTGTGAAGAGATCGGGGCGAATGGCCTCCTTGCACGGGTCGGCAGTTATTATCATGATATCGGCAAAACGATCCACCCGGTTTTCTTTATCGAGAATCAAGTGAATATGCGGAATCCGCATGATACAATAGAACCCGAAAAAAGCCGGGATATTATTCTGGCACATTCACCAGACGGGGCAGCTGTGCTGAAACAGTATAAAATGCCGCAGGAAATCATTGATATTGCAGCACAGCATCACGGAACCAGCTTGCTGAAATTCTTCTACTTCAAAGCTAAAGAGCAAGACCCGGACGTGAATGAAAAAGACTATCGTTACATCGGCCCGAAACCGCAGACGAAAGAGACGGCGGTCATTTCTTTAGCGGACAGCGTGGAAGCGGCAGTCCGTTCAATGAAAGAACCGTCACCGGAGAAAATCCGGAATCTGGTGAATGCCATCGTCGAAGATAAAGTGAAGGACGGGCAGCTCGATGACTGCGATTTGACGCTCCACGAATTGAAGATTGTAAAACGGGTATTCTGTGAGACGCTGAATGGCATATTCCATTCACGGATTGAGTACCCCAAAGACTGA
- the recO gene encoding DNA repair protein RecO has translation MLSQLEGIVIRTRPYGETNKIVTLFTREAGKITCMARGAKKPASRLASVTQPFTHGTYSVYKGKGMGTLQNGDRLESFRHMREDILATAYVSYITELIDRLTEQDEPQPIIYEILYQALRAIEEEYDPEAIALFVEWKMLPVAGLTPTLHQCANCGETEGEFAFSFQELGFLCHRCFHVDPYIIRLSPALIKVIRMLYSVPIERVGSLTLKKESKQLLKTIIRTVYEEQAGIRLKSRQFLEQLERTPEFLPVKKAAVKEAPVKEELPKEEPIEEIAIEETPTNENPPEDK, from the coding sequence ATGCTGAGCCAACTCGAAGGCATCGTAATCCGCACGCGGCCGTATGGCGAAACGAATAAGATCGTGACGCTGTTCACCCGGGAAGCCGGCAAGATCACGTGTATGGCGAGAGGTGCCAAGAAGCCAGCCAGCCGGCTGGCTTCTGTCACACAGCCGTTTACGCACGGCACGTATTCCGTCTATAAAGGAAAAGGGATGGGCACGCTGCAGAACGGGGACCGGCTGGAGTCGTTCCGGCACATGCGGGAAGATATTCTTGCGACTGCTTATGTGAGTTATATAACAGAACTGATTGACCGGTTGACGGAACAAGATGAGCCGCAGCCGATCATTTATGAAATCCTGTATCAGGCGCTCCGGGCCATCGAAGAAGAGTATGACCCGGAAGCGATTGCGTTGTTTGTCGAATGGAAGATGCTGCCGGTTGCAGGGCTGACGCCTACGCTACATCAATGCGCAAACTGTGGTGAAACGGAAGGGGAATTCGCGTTTTCCTTCCAGGAGCTTGGGTTTCTGTGCCACCGCTGCTTCCATGTCGATCCTTACATCATCCGGCTGAGCCCGGCACTCATTAAAGTGATCCGGATGCTGTATTCGGTGCCGATTGAACGGGTCGGTTCGCTGACGCTGAAAAAGGAATCGAAGCAATTGCTGAAGACCATCATCAGGACTGTTTACGAGGAACAGGCGGGTATACGGTTGAAGTCACGCCAGTTTCTTGAACAGCTGGAACGCACACCGGAATTTCTGCCGGTGAAAAAAGCGGCAGTGAAAGAGGCACCGGTAAAAGAAGAGCTACCAAAAGAAGAACCGATTGAAGAAATAGCAATTGAAGAAACACCAACAAACGAAAACCCGCCAGAAGACAAATGA
- the ybeY gene encoding rRNA maturation RNase YbeY, with protein MLEVDLLDETGTVAQEETDFIQKVLLHAAEAEETGAAEVSVTLVTNEMIRTINREYRDKDAATDVISFALEEQGEDEVMILGGAEVRHLGDIIISTERAKEQAADYGHSYERELGFLAVHGFLHLLGYDHLTEQDEKKMFGRQEEILASLGLQRDGHGQG; from the coding sequence ATGCTTGAAGTTGATTTGCTGGATGAAACCGGCACAGTTGCCCAGGAGGAGACGGATTTTATCCAAAAGGTGCTGTTGCATGCCGCCGAGGCGGAAGAGACAGGCGCCGCAGAGGTCTCGGTAACATTGGTGACGAATGAAATGATCCGTACCATCAATCGCGAGTACCGGGATAAAGATGCGGCGACAGATGTAATCTCGTTCGCGCTGGAAGAACAAGGAGAAGATGAAGTGATGATTCTTGGCGGCGCGGAAGTGCGCCATCTGGGCGATATCATCATTTCCACAGAGCGGGCGAAAGAACAGGCAGCTGATTACGGCCATTCGTATGAGCGGGAACTGGGTTTTCTTGCGGTGCATGGTTTTCTGCACTTGCTCGGGTACGATCACCTGACTGAACAGGACGAAAAGAAAATGTTCGGCCGGCAGGAAGAAATTCTTGCCTCGCTCGGTCTGCAGCGTGACGGACATGGACAGGGCTAG
- the floA gene encoding flotillin-like protein FloA (flotillin-like protein involved in membrane lipid rafts), protein MEVILGSTVAIIAVVVGVFVLLAAFFVLVPITLWVSALAAGVRISIFTLVGMRLRRVIPSRVVNPLIKASKAGLTLTINQLESHYLAGGNVDRVVNALIAAHRANIELSFERAAAIDLAGRDVLEAVQMSVNPKVIETPFIAGVAMDGIEVKAKARITVRANIDRLVGGAGEETIVARVGEGIVSTIGSSVNHKKVLENPDMISQTVLSKGLDSGTAFEILSIDIADVDIGKNIGAELQTEQAMADKNIAQAKAEERRAMAVAGEQEMKAKTQEMRANVVQAEAEVPLAMAEALRNGNIGIMDYVNYRNVQADTGMRDSIGKMGSGKEEPARKS, encoded by the coding sequence ATGGAAGTGATACTGGGAAGCACAGTTGCAATTATTGCGGTAGTTGTCGGCGTATTCGTTTTACTGGCAGCGTTTTTCGTGCTTGTGCCGATCACCTTGTGGGTTTCGGCTCTGGCAGCCGGCGTGCGGATCAGCATTTTCACGCTTGTCGGCATGCGGCTGAGACGGGTCATTCCGTCCCGGGTCGTCAATCCACTGATCAAAGCATCGAAAGCCGGACTGACGTTGACGATCAATCAGCTGGAAAGCCATTACCTGGCCGGCGGGAACGTGGACCGGGTCGTCAATGCCTTGATTGCAGCACATCGGGCCAATATCGAATTGTCATTTGAGCGGGCGGCCGCCATCGATTTGGCTGGCCGGGATGTGCTTGAAGCCGTACAGATGTCCGTTAATCCGAAAGTGATTGAAACCCCGTTTATCGCCGGTGTGGCAATGGATGGAATTGAAGTGAAAGCGAAGGCGCGGATCACCGTCCGGGCAAATATTGACCGGCTGGTCGGCGGTGCTGGTGAAGAAACGATTGTTGCGCGGGTCGGTGAAGGGATTGTCTCGACTATCGGATCAAGCGTCAATCATAAAAAAGTGCTGGAAAACCCGGATATGATTTCACAGACGGTATTGTCAAAAGGACTTGACTCCGGGACAGCATTTGAAATCCTGTCGATTGATATTGCGGATGTGGATATCGGTAAAAACATCGGTGCAGAACTTCAGACAGAGCAGGCGATGGCCGATAAAAACATCGCCCAGGCGAAAGCGGAAGAACGTCGGGCCATGGCGGTTGCGGGCGAACAGGAAATGAAAGCCAAGACGCAGGAGATGCGCGCAAATGTTGTGCAGGCGGAAGCGGAAGTGCCGCTTGCGATGGCCGAAGCTCTCAGGAACGGAAATATCGGCATTATGGATTATGTCAATTACCGGAATGTCCAAGCGGATACAGGTATGCGGGATTCCATCGGTAAAATGGGTTCCGGGAAAGAAGAACCGGCCAGAAAGAGCTGA
- the era gene encoding GTPase Era, producing MQEENNGYRSGFISIIGRPNAGKSTFLNRIVGQKIAIMSDKPQTTRNKIQGVVTLEDSQMVFIDTPGINQPKNKLGDFMQKVAKNTFREVDVLLFMVDATERIGKQERYIIDMIRGTEAPVFLVMNKIDQLHPDQLPKVIDMYKSELDFAEAVPISALEGNNVDQLLEKIKARLPEGPQYYPADQVTDHPERFIISELIREKVLHLTREEIPHSIAVVIEKIAREEGSDKVNIQATIMVERDSQKGIVIGKRGALLKEIGTRARQDIEMLLGSKVFLELWVKVQKDWRNKAIHLRDFGFREDEY from the coding sequence ATGCAGGAAGAAAATAACGGCTACCGGTCAGGGTTCATTTCAATCATTGGCCGGCCGAATGCCGGAAAGTCAACGTTTCTCAACCGGATCGTCGGTCAGAAAATCGCCATTATGAGCGATAAACCCCAAACGACGCGCAATAAGATTCAAGGTGTCGTGACACTCGAAGACAGCCAAATGGTCTTCATCGATACGCCGGGCATCAATCAGCCGAAAAACAAATTGGGTGATTTCATGCAGAAAGTGGCAAAAAACACATTCCGGGAAGTGGATGTGCTGCTGTTTATGGTGGACGCCACTGAACGGATCGGCAAGCAGGAACGCTATATCATCGACATGATAAGAGGGACCGAAGCACCGGTGTTCCTTGTCATGAATAAAATCGATCAGCTGCATCCGGACCAGCTGCCGAAAGTGATCGACATGTATAAGTCCGAGCTGGATTTTGCAGAAGCGGTGCCGATTTCGGCGCTTGAAGGCAATAATGTGGACCAGCTGCTTGAAAAGATTAAAGCGCGTCTGCCGGAAGGACCGCAGTACTATCCAGCTGATCAGGTGACAGACCATCCGGAACGATTCATTATCTCGGAACTTATCCGTGAAAAAGTGCTGCACCTTACCCGGGAAGAAATTCCGCATTCCATCGCGGTTGTCATCGAAAAGATCGCCCGCGAGGAAGGCAGTGACAAAGTGAATATTCAAGCGACCATCATGGTGGAACGTGATTCGCAGAAAGGCATTGTCATCGGCAAACGGGGAGCGCTTTTAAAGGAAATCGGCACACGGGCCCGGCAAGACATCGAAATGCTGCTCGGGTCGAAAGTATTTCTGGAATTATGGGTCAAAGTTCAGAAGGACTGGCGCAATAAAGCCATCCATCTGCGGGATTTCGGATTCCGCGAAGACGAATATTGA
- a CDS encoding PhoH family protein: MIQGAYELTENQTLELHVNDPNEAVLLLGISDSHMTLIEEAFNIHIITRGEVVRFTGEEENKQLGKYLIEQLLKVIRKGINIDQRDIISAIEMAKAGTLEYFAELYDEEIARNTTGKAIRAKTIGQRYYIRGIRNHDLVFGIGPAGTGKTYLAVVMAVQALKNGHVKRIILTRPAVEAGESLGFLPGDLKEKVDPYLRPLYDALHDVLGAEQTNRYIERGIIEIAPLAYMRGRTLDEAFIILDEAQNTTKAQMKMFLTRMGFGSKMVITGDKTQVDLPKGGESGLFTAENILKNVNGVYFQYLEQGDVVRHPLVARIIQAYDSQPS; the protein is encoded by the coding sequence ATGATTCAAGGAGCGTATGAATTGACTGAAAATCAAACACTCGAATTACATGTGAATGACCCGAATGAAGCGGTTCTGCTGCTTGGAATTTCCGACAGCCATATGACGCTGATTGAAGAGGCATTTAATATACACATTATTACCCGGGGAGAAGTAGTTCGCTTCACGGGAGAAGAAGAAAACAAACAGCTGGGTAAATACCTGATCGAACAGCTGCTGAAAGTTATCCGAAAAGGAATCAACATCGATCAGCGGGATATTATATCGGCAATTGAGATGGCGAAAGCCGGCACGCTGGAATATTTTGCGGAATTGTACGATGAAGAAATCGCCCGCAATACGACCGGAAAAGCAATCCGTGCAAAGACGATTGGCCAGCGCTACTATATCCGGGGCATCCGCAATCACGATCTTGTCTTCGGAATCGGACCTGCCGGAACAGGGAAAACGTATCTTGCGGTCGTCATGGCTGTCCAGGCACTGAAGAATGGACATGTCAAACGGATTATTTTGACCCGTCCGGCTGTGGAAGCTGGCGAAAGTCTCGGTTTTCTGCCAGGAGATCTGAAAGAAAAAGTGGATCCATATCTCCGGCCGCTTTATGATGCGCTGCATGACGTGTTGGGTGCTGAGCAGACGAACCGGTACATTGAACGCGGAATTATCGAAATTGCCCCGCTTGCTTATATGCGCGGCCGTACGCTTGATGAAGCATTCATCATACTTGATGAAGCGCAGAATACAACAAAAGCACAAATGAAGATGTTTCTGACCCGGATGGGCTTTGGATCGAAAATGGTCATCACTGGAGATAAAACTCAGGTTGACTTGCCGAAAGGCGGCGAATCCGGCCTCTTCACTGCAGAAAACATCCTGAAAAATGTCAATGGTGTATATTTTCAGTACCTCGAGCAAGGAGATGTTGTACGCCATCCGCTCGTTGCACGCATTATCCAGGCATACGACAGCCAGCCTTCTTAA
- the rpsU gene encoding 30S ribosomal protein S21 — MSKTVVRKNESIEDALRRFKRTVSKSGAMQEVRKREFYEKPSVKRKKKSEAARKRKF; from the coding sequence ATGTCAAAAACTGTAGTTCGTAAAAACGAATCGATTGAAGATGCTCTTCGCCGCTTCAAACGCACTGTTTCGAAATCAGGAGCAATGCAAGAGGTAAGAAAGCGTGAGTTCTACGAAAAGCCAAGCGTGAAACGCAAAAAGAAATCGGAAGCTGCGCGTAAACGTAAATTCTGA